A genomic segment from Pseudomonadota bacterium encodes:
- a CDS encoding ester cyclase, whose product MNAINTTLAAAALALGTVTGAALADDKATVQVFYELLSNPGSEAHTAAFDAATADSWESIGNYSGKNKTKDEFLGQMGGFSQLMPDLNWAVQEMIQEGNKVVVRSRATATPQAPLFGVDGEGRGFDILTIDIHTVVDGKIQQTYHVEDWAGALQQLKGM is encoded by the coding sequence ATGAACGCTATCAACACCACCCTCGCTGCCGCCGCCCTCGCCTTGGGCACGGTCACTGGCGCCGCCCTGGCCGACGACAAGGCCACCGTCCAGGTCTTCTACGAGCTGCTGAGCAACCCGGGCTCCGAAGCCCACACCGCCGCCTTCGACGCCGCCACCGCCGACAGCTGGGAGAGCATTGGCAACTACTCCGGCAAGAACAAGACAAAGGACGAGTTCCTCGGTCAGATGGGCGGTTTCAGCCAGCTCATGCCCGACCTCAACTGGGCCGTCCAGGAGATGATCCAGGAAGGCAACAAGGTCGTCGTGCGCAGCCGTGCCACCGCGACACCCCAGGCCCCGCTGTTCGGCGTCGACGGCGAAGGCCGCGGCTTCGACATCCTGACCATCGACATCCACACCGTGGTCGACGGCAAGATCCAGCAGACCTACCACGTCGAAGACTGGGCCGGCGCGCTGCAGCAACTCAAGGGCATGTAG
- a CDS encoding LysR family transcriptional regulator has protein sequence MLDTLRQIAIFAKTVDHGSFRGAAESLRLSPSVVSYHVKQLEERLGTALIYRSTRRLSLTPDGEQLLESAHAMLQSAERGLQRVARHSEQLSGLLRVTVPAFLAGTQLSARFAAFTHANPHVRVSLEFSDTVQDVIADGYDMAIRVGDMKDSALEAQKLCDLRRVLVVTPAYAATRETPQRPKDLEAWHWLELAPVWFKKPEFVRDGKRVVLANRESRMSVNSATAMSHLVCAGAGLAIVPECLVADDLAAGRLQTVLPDWQLDGLTAYAVWPANAPRNGLIKHVVTALLEPGMEEPLSRDAA, from the coding sequence ATGCTGGACACCCTTCGGCAGATTGCGATCTTCGCGAAGACCGTCGACCACGGCTCCTTTCGGGGCGCGGCCGAATCGCTGCGGCTGTCGCCGTCGGTGGTGAGCTACCACGTCAAGCAGCTCGAGGAGCGGCTCGGCACGGCGCTGATCTACCGCTCGACCCGACGCCTGTCGCTGACGCCTGACGGCGAGCAGCTGCTCGAGTCCGCCCACGCGATGCTGCAGTCCGCCGAGCGTGGCCTGCAGCGGGTGGCGCGCCACTCGGAGCAACTCTCCGGTTTGCTTCGGGTCACCGTGCCCGCGTTTCTGGCCGGCACCCAGCTCTCGGCGCGCTTTGCCGCGTTCACGCACGCGAACCCGCACGTGCGCGTGTCGCTCGAGTTCTCCGACACCGTGCAGGACGTGATTGCCGACGGCTACGACATGGCAATTCGGGTCGGCGACATGAAAGACAGCGCGCTCGAGGCGCAGAAGCTGTGCGATCTGCGGCGCGTATTGGTGGTCACGCCGGCCTATGCCGCAACCCGAGAGACACCACAGAGACCCAAGGACCTCGAAGCTTGGCACTGGCTCGAGCTCGCGCCGGTCTGGTTCAAGAAGCCGGAGTTCGTGCGCGACGGCAAACGGGTCGTGTTGGCCAACCGCGAGTCGCGGATGAGTGTCAACAGCGCGACAGCCATGTCGCACCTGGTGTGTGCGGGTGCCGGGCTTGCTATCGTGCCGGAGTGCCTGGTGGCCGACGACCTCGCCGCTGGCCGCTTGCAGACGGTGCTCCCCGACTGGCAACTCGATGGGCTCACGGCCTACGCGGTCTGGCCCGCGAACGCACCGCGAAACGGCTTGATCAAGCACGTCGTCACGGCGTTGCTCGAACCCGGCATGGAAGAACCGCTGTCGCGCGACGCCGCCTGA
- a CDS encoding nuclear transport factor 2 family protein, with protein sequence MTRKTLFALLTSALLTLGLSQKATADLDATSQATLDTVMALMGAMGSGDMAKMDELMADDMVWHNEGDSALPWIGPWQGKDEVFAFLKTFSENWQTTLWENQDVLAAGDTVAVFGRMNGVTTQSGKDIGAFTFALRAKVSDGKVVLWNWFEDSYAVSQAYHGQ encoded by the coding sequence ATGACCCGCAAAACCCTGTTTGCACTGCTGACCAGTGCCTTGCTCACCCTCGGCCTGAGCCAGAAAGCCACCGCTGACCTCGACGCCACCAGCCAGGCCACCCTCGACACCGTGATGGCCCTCATGGGCGCCATGGGCAGTGGCGACATGGCCAAGATGGACGAACTCATGGCCGACGACATGGTCTGGCACAACGAGGGCGACAGCGCCCTGCCCTGGATCGGCCCGTGGCAAGGCAAGGACGAGGTCTTCGCTTTCCTCAAGACCTTCAGCGAAAACTGGCAGACCACGCTCTGGGAGAACCAGGACGTCTTGGCCGCCGGTGACACGGTTGCGGTGTTCGGTCGCATGAACGGCGTGACCACGCAATCGGGCAAGGACATCGGCGCCTTTACCTTTGCGCTGCGCGCCAAGGTCAGCGACGGGAAGGTCGTGCTCTGGAACTGGTTCGAAGACAGCTACGCCGTGAGCCAGGCC